Proteins from one Catenuloplanes atrovinosus genomic window:
- a CDS encoding polyprenyl synthetase family protein — protein sequence MSAAGTVTAAGLWPGAVRDAVDAEIAAFLDREAAAAPDPCLPPLVEVARTFTGGGKRIRPLFCAAGWLAAGGATGSPAIHRAGAALELFHTFALIHDDIMDNSDTRRGRPTVHRALGGGGRSGVSAAILLGDLCLVWSDRLLAAVPLPPGRIAAARPHLDAMRVEAVAGQYLDIDGTPELGDLDRAWRVVRHKTASYTVARPLQIGAALAGAREPLLRFCAAFGRPVGEAFQLRDDLLGAFGDPAATGKSSVDDFRGGKRTVLVALAWRQAGPAERRVLRAHYGRADLDAAGAAELRAAIRATGADTMTQDLIDRRIGHALDLLAAAPVPEPARPVLAALAGTATARTH from the coding sequence ATGTCAGCAGCGGGTACGGTCACGGCCGCGGGCCTGTGGCCCGGCGCGGTCCGCGACGCGGTGGACGCGGAGATCGCGGCGTTCCTGGACCGGGAGGCCGCCGCCGCGCCGGACCCCTGCCTGCCCCCGCTGGTCGAGGTGGCGCGCACGTTCACCGGCGGCGGCAAGCGGATCCGCCCGCTGTTCTGCGCGGCCGGGTGGCTGGCCGCGGGCGGCGCCACGGGCTCACCGGCGATCCACCGGGCGGGCGCGGCGCTGGAGCTGTTCCACACGTTCGCGTTGATCCACGACGACATCATGGACAACTCGGACACCCGGCGCGGACGCCCGACCGTGCACCGCGCGCTGGGCGGCGGCGGCCGGTCCGGGGTCAGCGCGGCCATCCTGCTCGGCGACCTCTGCCTCGTCTGGTCGGACCGGCTGCTGGCCGCGGTGCCGCTGCCGCCCGGCCGGATCGCGGCGGCCCGGCCGCACCTGGACGCGATGCGCGTGGAGGCGGTGGCCGGGCAGTACCTCGACATCGACGGCACGCCCGAGCTCGGCGACCTGGACCGCGCGTGGCGGGTGGTCCGGCACAAGACCGCGTCGTACACGGTGGCGCGCCCGCTGCAGATCGGCGCCGCGCTGGCCGGCGCGCGCGAGCCGCTGCTGCGGTTCTGCGCCGCGTTCGGCCGCCCGGTCGGCGAGGCCTTCCAGCTCCGCGACGACCTGCTCGGCGCGTTCGGCGACCCGGCCGCCACCGGCAAGTCCAGCGTGGACGACTTCCGCGGCGGCAAGCGCACGGTCCTTGTCGCGCTCGCCTGGCGGCAGGCCGGCCCGGCCGAACGGCGGGTGCTGCGCGCGCACTACGGCCGCGCGGACCTGGACGCGGCCGGCGCGGCCGAGCTGCGCGCCGCGATCCGGGCGACCGGCGCGGACACGATGACCCAGGACCTGATCGACCGGCGGATCGGGCACGCGCTGGACCTGCTCGCCGCCGCGCCGGTGCCGGAACCGGCGCGGCCGGTGCTCGCCGCGCTGGCCGGCACCGCCACCGCCAGAACCCACTGA
- a CDS encoding alpha/beta hydrolase, whose product MARDPKLTCATVAVPLNHAEPDGTSIEVAISRLAAADPGKRHGVLLLNPGGPALSGLDMPSTIAPTLPKSVLDGYDLIGFDPRGVAHSTPQSCGLEVASVPGHFPYPAADGSIDANVALARTEAERCAATAGENLRHYNTANTARDLDRIREALGETKISYWGQSYGTYLGAVYSSLFPERTGRMVLEGNIDPTKVWSGEVQGWGKGMADRFPDAAAVAAAQNGPLGLGGTVDEVTRTYLALADRLDRTPAPVPGTQQSMNGAVLRTTTYALLLDNKNLPILAQVWKAAADLADGHLTAAGGEVLKQVFAEAPPTPGIAADNQATMFLALVCGDAEWSRDVGDYATRSAAHREAWPLTAGMPANIWPCAFWKAPIEKPVTVTGEGPGDILILQNRRDHATPWESGQGLREVLGDRAALVGVDNGGHYVYNAGSACADRATVDFLNTGRLPGQDVYCTDVP is encoded by the coding sequence GTGGCACGGGATCCCAAGCTGACCTGTGCGACGGTCGCGGTCCCGCTGAACCACGCCGAGCCGGACGGCACGTCGATCGAGGTGGCGATCTCCCGGCTGGCCGCCGCCGACCCCGGCAAGCGGCACGGCGTTCTGCTGCTGAACCCGGGCGGTCCCGCCCTGTCCGGTCTCGACATGCCCAGCACGATCGCACCGACGCTGCCGAAGTCCGTCCTGGACGGCTACGACCTGATCGGCTTCGATCCGCGCGGCGTCGCGCACAGCACGCCGCAGAGCTGCGGTCTCGAGGTCGCCAGCGTGCCGGGGCATTTCCCCTATCCCGCCGCGGACGGCTCGATCGACGCGAACGTCGCACTGGCCCGCACCGAGGCCGAGAGGTGCGCCGCCACGGCCGGGGAGAACCTGCGGCACTACAACACCGCCAACACCGCTCGCGACCTGGACCGCATCCGCGAGGCGCTCGGCGAGACGAAGATCTCCTACTGGGGCCAGTCCTACGGGACCTATCTCGGTGCCGTCTACAGCTCGCTGTTCCCGGAGCGGACCGGCCGCATGGTCCTCGAAGGCAACATCGATCCCACCAAGGTGTGGTCCGGCGAGGTGCAGGGCTGGGGCAAGGGCATGGCCGACCGGTTCCCCGACGCCGCCGCGGTCGCCGCGGCACAGAACGGCCCCCTCGGGCTCGGCGGCACCGTCGACGAGGTCACCCGGACCTATCTCGCGCTCGCGGATCGGCTGGACCGGACGCCGGCGCCGGTTCCCGGCACCCAGCAGTCCATGAACGGAGCGGTCCTGCGCACCACCACCTACGCACTGCTCCTGGACAACAAGAACCTGCCGATCCTCGCGCAGGTCTGGAAGGCCGCAGCGGACCTCGCGGACGGCCACCTCACCGCGGCCGGCGGCGAGGTGCTCAAGCAGGTGTTCGCCGAGGCGCCGCCCACCCCGGGCATTGCCGCCGACAACCAGGCGACCATGTTCCTCGCACTCGTCTGCGGCGACGCCGAGTGGTCCCGCGACGTCGGCGACTACGCCACCCGCAGCGCCGCCCACCGCGAGGCCTGGCCGCTCACGGCGGGCATGCCGGCCAACATCTGGCCATGCGCCTTCTGGAAGGCCCCGATCGAGAAGCCGGTCACCGTGACCGGCGAAGGCCCCGGTGACATCCTGATCCTGCAGAACCGCCGGGACCACGCCACACCATGGGAGTCCGGGCAGGGGCTGCGCGAGGTCCTCGGCGACCGTGCCGCCCTCGTCGGTGTCGACAACGGCGGGCACTACGTCTACAACGCGGGCTCGGCCTGCGCGGACAGGGCGACCGTCGACTTCCTGAACACCGGCCGGCTGCCGGGCCAGGACGTCTACTGCACCGACGTCCCATAG
- a CDS encoding Ig-like domain-containing protein, whose product MSTYRRIAVVLVLSCLAMLVAVPARAAVVPVAKIDFRPAGGTVPSGYVADTGAAFDAGRGHGWVREDAPGTPLDLSANTRDRARPGVPPLLNTIVHMRYGDTGGTSGVRTAGAWEYAVPPGTYQVTVGVGDQPAYDSRHTVRAEGVTAVAAFQGSAAEEFRTATVTVPVLDGRLTLDAIGGTNTKLTHAEIARDTSDTAAPGPVTGVAATPGDRQATVTWAASTAADLGGYRVYRGGALVSGPGLLTTATFTDTGVTNGTGYAWTVRAVDRHGNESAASAAVSATPAAYTLRVNFSDAATAPPSGYVRDSGDAFTTTRGYGWVALGTGTPLSLAGNGRNRGSGQPDVRLATLIHAQLPAGSSGVTTPGSWEAAVPNGAYVVTVAAGDAGTALDSTHYVNIEDQNAVAAFTPTASVRHAVATRTVTVTDGRLTLSPAGGTNTKLHYVDVTSVPASAAVPSVRASTPPNLASDVPVTASVVEDLRLPGGGVDPATLTASTVTLTRVADGAAVAANPITSGGGDVINLSPAAPLQPSTLYRFDVTAQVRDVAGRAFAPYSIVFRTGAGGGTGGPIAFTKQVGVATGAPFTTVVTGPDGRLYAGTLDGRILRFPINADGTLGTATVITTVRDHAVAAGLAGAPNRTVIGMAFDPASTPAAPILWITDNYQYTGPLNVPDWSSHIARLSGPNLSVYTDVVTNLPRSVKDHETNSLAFGPDGALYTTQGANNAMGAPDSTWGNRPERLLSAAVLRLDPAALPATLPLDAKTEEGGTYDPYAPGAPLTIHATGVRNAYDLVWHSNGHLYTPTNGSAAGGNTPATPSPLPASCARRGYTGPAVPGLTGVGTAETDYVFDVRPGRYYGHPNPARCEWVLAGGNPTTGTDPFQVPAYPAGTRPDPNLDLPGMYDAGLHASANGVIEYRGTAFGGALRGKLLVVRYSSGQDIQTFDVAANGTLSNRTTGLPGLTGFSQPLDVTEHLGNLYVTELGANRITLLRPQG is encoded by the coding sequence GTGTCCACGTACCGTCGCATCGCCGTCGTCCTTGTTCTGAGCTGCCTGGCGATGCTGGTCGCCGTGCCGGCGCGCGCGGCCGTGGTGCCGGTCGCGAAGATCGACTTTCGGCCGGCGGGCGGGACGGTGCCGAGCGGGTACGTGGCGGACACCGGCGCGGCGTTCGACGCGGGCCGCGGCCACGGCTGGGTGCGGGAGGACGCGCCCGGCACGCCGCTGGACCTGAGCGCGAACACGCGGGACCGGGCCCGGCCCGGCGTGCCGCCGCTGCTCAACACGATCGTGCACATGCGGTACGGCGACACCGGCGGCACGAGCGGCGTGCGCACGGCGGGCGCGTGGGAGTACGCGGTACCGCCCGGGACCTATCAGGTGACGGTCGGCGTCGGTGACCAGCCGGCCTACGACAGCCGGCACACCGTGCGGGCCGAGGGCGTGACCGCGGTGGCGGCCTTCCAGGGCTCGGCGGCGGAGGAGTTCCGCACGGCTACGGTGACCGTGCCGGTGCTGGACGGGCGGCTGACGCTCGACGCGATCGGCGGCACCAACACCAAGCTCACCCACGCCGAGATCGCCCGCGACACCTCGGACACGGCCGCGCCGGGCCCGGTGACCGGGGTCGCGGCGACGCCGGGGGACCGGCAGGCGACCGTCACCTGGGCCGCGAGCACCGCGGCCGACCTGGGCGGATACCGCGTCTACCGGGGTGGTGCGCTCGTCTCCGGGCCGGGCCTGCTGACCACGGCCACGTTCACGGACACCGGCGTGACGAACGGGACCGGGTACGCGTGGACCGTGCGCGCGGTCGACCGGCACGGCAACGAGTCCGCGGCCTCGGCGGCCGTCTCGGCCACGCCCGCGGCGTACACGCTGAGGGTGAACTTCTCGGACGCGGCGACCGCACCGCCGTCCGGTTACGTCCGCGACTCCGGCGATGCGTTCACGACCACCCGGGGGTACGGGTGGGTGGCGCTCGGCACCGGCACGCCGCTGTCGCTGGCCGGCAACGGCCGCAACCGGGGGAGCGGCCAGCCGGACGTGCGGCTGGCCACGCTGATCCACGCGCAGCTGCCCGCCGGGTCGTCCGGCGTGACCACGCCCGGGAGCTGGGAGGCGGCCGTGCCGAACGGCGCGTACGTGGTCACGGTCGCGGCCGGCGACGCGGGCACCGCGCTGGACAGCACCCACTACGTCAACATCGAGGACCAGAACGCGGTGGCCGCGTTCACGCCCACCGCCTCGGTGAGGCACGCCGTGGCGACCCGCACCGTGACCGTCACGGACGGGCGGCTCACGCTCAGCCCGGCCGGGGGCACCAACACCAAGCTGCACTACGTGGACGTGACCAGCGTGCCCGCGTCGGCGGCGGTCCCGTCCGTGCGGGCGAGCACGCCGCCGAACCTGGCGTCCGACGTGCCGGTCACCGCCAGCGTGGTCGAGGACCTGCGGCTGCCCGGCGGTGGCGTCGACCCGGCCACGCTCACCGCGAGCACGGTCACGCTGACCCGGGTCGCCGACGGCGCGGCCGTCGCGGCGAACCCGATCACCAGCGGCGGCGGGGACGTCATCAACCTCTCGCCGGCCGCGCCGCTGCAACCGTCCACGCTGTACCGGTTCGACGTCACCGCGCAGGTGCGGGACGTGGCCGGGCGCGCGTTCGCGCCGTACTCGATCGTGTTCCGCACCGGTGCCGGCGGCGGCACCGGCGGGCCGATCGCGTTCACCAAGCAGGTCGGGGTGGCCACCGGCGCGCCGTTCACCACGGTCGTCACCGGCCCGGACGGCCGCCTCTACGCCGGCACGCTGGACGGGCGCATCCTCCGCTTCCCGATCAACGCGGACGGCACGCTCGGCACCGCCACGGTGATCACCACGGTCCGGGACCACGCGGTCGCGGCGGGGCTGGCCGGCGCGCCGAACCGCACGGTCATCGGCATGGCGTTCGACCCCGCGTCCACGCCCGCCGCGCCGATCCTGTGGATCACCGACAACTACCAGTACACGGGCCCGCTGAACGTGCCGGACTGGTCCAGCCACATCGCCCGGCTCAGCGGCCCGAACCTCAGCGTCTACACCGACGTGGTGACGAACCTGCCACGGTCGGTCAAGGACCACGAGACCAACTCGCTGGCGTTCGGCCCGGACGGCGCGCTCTACACCACCCAGGGTGCCAACAACGCGATGGGCGCGCCGGACTCCACCTGGGGCAACCGGCCCGAGCGGCTGCTGTCCGCGGCCGTGCTCCGCCTCGACCCGGCCGCGCTGCCGGCGACGCTGCCGCTCGACGCGAAGACCGAGGAGGGCGGCACCTACGACCCGTACGCGCCGGGCGCCCCGCTGACCATCCACGCGACCGGCGTGCGCAACGCGTACGACCTGGTCTGGCACTCCAACGGCCACCTCTACACGCCGACGAACGGCTCCGCGGCCGGCGGCAACACGCCCGCCACGCCGTCACCGCTGCCCGCGTCCTGCGCGCGGCGCGGCTACACCGGCCCGGCCGTGCCCGGGCTGACCGGCGTCGGCACCGCGGAGACCGACTACGTCTTCGACGTGCGGCCCGGCCGCTACTACGGCCACCCGAACCCGGCCCGCTGCGAGTGGGTGCTCGCCGGCGGCAACCCCACCACCGGCACCGACCCGTTCCAGGTCCCGGCCTACCCCGCCGGCACGCGGCCGGACCCGAACCTGGACCTGCCCGGCATGTACGACGCCGGCCTGCACGCCTCCGCCAACGGCGTCATCGAGTACCGCGGCACCGCGTTCGGCGGCGCGCTGCGCGGAAAGCTGCTGGTCGTACGCTACTCGTCCGGTCAGGACATCCAGACCTTCGACGTGGCCGCGAACGGCACGCTCAGCAACCGCACCACCGGCCTGCCCGGGCTGACCGGCTTCAGTCAGCCCCTGGACGTCACCGAACACCTCGGCAACCTGTACGTCACCGAGCTCGGCGCGAACCGGATCACGCTGCTCCGGCCGCAGGGCTGA
- a CDS encoding NAD-dependent epimerase/dehydratase family protein, which yields MTNSRVLVTGGSGFLAAHCVLRLLADGFQVRTTVRSARGAGRVRSMVAAGGGTDAAGLEVVQADLTADDGWDAAVAGCDYVLHVASPFPAAPPAHEDDLIVPARDGALRVLRAALRGGVKRVVLTSSLAAIDYGHGPRTAPYDETIWTDLSGRGVTAYAKSKTLAERAAWDFAEREGLELAVVNPTGILGPVLSDDYGTSVGSIALLLKGGTPVLPRATVGIVDARDVADLHVRAMTHPAAAGERFIANAGLMSLPMMARTLRDGLGDAARAVPTRTIPDWVVRIAAMFDDDLRLSLSMLGTPRDATSAKARRVLGWAPRPPEEAVLATAQSILAHTARES from the coding sequence ATGACGAACTCCCGGGTGCTCGTCACGGGCGGCAGTGGCTTCCTCGCCGCGCACTGCGTCCTGCGCCTCCTGGCCGACGGCTTCCAGGTGCGCACCACCGTGCGCTCCGCGCGCGGCGCCGGCCGCGTCCGCTCCATGGTCGCCGCGGGCGGCGGCACGGACGCGGCCGGCCTCGAGGTCGTGCAGGCGGATCTCACCGCGGACGATGGATGGGACGCCGCCGTCGCCGGCTGCGATTACGTGCTGCATGTCGCCTCGCCCTTCCCGGCCGCACCGCCGGCGCACGAGGACGACCTGATCGTGCCGGCCCGCGACGGCGCGCTGCGCGTGCTGCGCGCCGCACTGCGCGGCGGCGTCAAGCGGGTCGTGTTGACCTCGTCGTTGGCGGCGATCGACTATGGGCACGGGCCGAGGACCGCGCCCTACGACGAGACGATCTGGACCGACCTGTCCGGTCGCGGCGTGACCGCCTACGCCAAGTCCAAGACGCTCGCCGAGCGCGCCGCGTGGGACTTCGCGGAGCGGGAGGGCCTCGAACTCGCGGTCGTGAACCCGACCGGCATACTCGGCCCGGTTCTCAGCGATGACTACGGCACCTCCGTGGGCTCGATCGCGCTCCTGCTCAAGGGAGGCACCCCCGTGCTCCCGCGGGCGACGGTCGGGATCGTCGACGCCCGCGACGTCGCCGATCTCCACGTGCGCGCGATGACGCACCCCGCGGCCGCCGGCGAACGCTTCATCGCCAACGCCGGGCTGATGAGCCTGCCGATGATGGCCCGCACGCTCCGCGACGGGCTCGGCGACGCGGCGCGCGCGGTTCCGACCAGGACCATCCCGGATTGGGTCGTGCGGATCGCCGCGATGTTCGACGACGATCTTCGACTGAGCCTGTCGATGCTCGGGACCCCACGCGACGCCACGAGCGCCAAAGCGCGGCGCGTGCTCGGATGGGCGCCGCGCCCGCCGGAGGAGGCCGTCCTCGCGACAGCACAGAGCATCCTCGCCCACACGGCACGCGAATCCTGA
- a CDS encoding TetR/AcrR family transcriptional regulator produces MPRTLSPERRAAVLGAATRAIARDGLAAPTASIAAEAGLSAGSLFNYFPTKTALLNGLYLHLKRDLAAAVAEPPIPDGPLRERAWEGWRRWIRWGAADPDKQRVLMLIEASRELTEQTRRDGVAAMRGADSLFAEAQAGGPFADQPLEFLVATVGALAATTMEAVSREPDEFDSRCRAGFTAVWGAVGVGGRFSDTGTDVRSGS; encoded by the coding sequence ATGCCACGGACACTGAGTCCCGAGCGCCGCGCGGCGGTGCTGGGGGCTGCGACACGGGCGATCGCCCGCGACGGGCTGGCGGCGCCGACCGCGTCGATCGCGGCCGAGGCGGGACTCTCGGCCGGCTCGCTGTTCAACTACTTCCCGACGAAGACGGCGCTGCTCAACGGGCTGTATCTGCACCTGAAGCGCGACCTCGCCGCCGCGGTGGCCGAGCCGCCCATTCCTGACGGCCCGTTGCGGGAGCGTGCCTGGGAGGGCTGGCGGCGGTGGATCCGGTGGGGTGCCGCCGACCCCGACAAGCAGCGCGTGCTGATGCTGATCGAGGCCTCCCGCGAGCTGACCGAGCAGACCCGTCGTGACGGTGTCGCCGCGATGCGGGGCGCGGACTCACTCTTCGCGGAAGCGCAGGCCGGCGGGCCCTTCGCCGACCAGCCGCTGGAGTTCCTCGTGGCCACGGTGGGCGCTCTGGCGGCCACGACCATGGAGGCCGTGTCCCGCGAGCCCGACGAGTTCGACAGCCGCTGCCGCGCGGGCTTCACCGCGGTGTGGGGAGCCGTCGGGGTGGGCGGCCGGTTTTCCGATACGGGTACGGACGTGAGGAGCGGGTCATGA